The proteins below come from a single Chryseobacterium capnotolerans genomic window:
- a CDS encoding ISAon1 family transposase N-terminal region protein — MLSDHELLKLLLPEFLVENFDILKAEEHNGELHIYFEEKNSIPQEFKERQLESKGFLAEIIVDDYPLRGKIVKLHVKRRRWTDKSSGEILQRDWQLVSKGTRMTKDFAGFLKKN, encoded by the coding sequence ATGTTAAGCGATCACGAACTTCTTAAATTACTACTTCCAGAATTTTTAGTTGAAAACTTTGATATCCTCAAAGCAGAAGAACATAATGGTGAACTTCATATCTATTTTGAAGAAAAAAACAGTATTCCACAAGAATTTAAAGAACGGCAGTTGGAATCAAAGGGTTTTCTCGCTGAGATTATTGTTGATGATTATCCATTACGGGGTAAAATCGTAAAACTCCATGTGAAAAGAAGAAGATGGACCGATAAGTCATCAGGAGAAATCCTTCAAAGAGATTGGCAGCTTGTATCGAAAGGCACCCGCATGACTAAAGACTTTGCGGGTTTCTTAAAAAAAAATTAG
- a CDS encoding DUF1572 family protein, whose product MIDLFVKRFEYYKSLGDKSFSQLSEDQLFWQYNEESNSIAVIVHHLAGNMLSRWTNFLTEDGEKSWRHRDEEFVNTFKTKDEVLAFWEKGWTCFFDALHQINDENLYSTIYIRGEGHPVIDAVFRQLAHYPYHIGQIVYIAKMIKNEDWSTLSIARNKSQEFNNEMKNKFLKAEPNANSSSVCFQNSPEVRDEYKQ is encoded by the coding sequence ATGATAGACCTGTTTGTAAAACGCTTTGAATACTATAAATCCCTTGGAGATAAATCATTTAGTCAATTATCAGAGGACCAGCTTTTCTGGCAGTATAATGAAGAAAGTAATTCCATTGCAGTTATTGTGCATCATCTTGCAGGAAATATGTTGTCTAGGTGGACCAATTTTCTTACTGAAGATGGTGAAAAATCCTGGCGTCACCGAGATGAAGAATTTGTGAATACTTTTAAAACCAAAGATGAGGTTCTTGCATTTTGGGAGAAAGGTTGGACATGTTTTTTTGATGCTTTACATCAAATTAATGATGAGAATCTTTATTCTACGATCTACATCAGGGGAGAAGGACATCCTGTTATTGATGCCGTTTTTAGACAATTAGCTCATTATCCATATCATATTGGGCAGATTGTTTATATCGCTAAAATGATTAAAAATGAAGATTGGAGTACACTTTCTATTGCCAGAAACAAATCGCAGGAGTTTAATAATGAAATGAAAAACAAATTTCTAAAAGCAGAACCGAATGCCAATTCATCATCTGTATGTTTCCAAAACAGCCCCGAAGTAAGGGATGAATATAAACAATAG
- a CDS encoding shikimate kinase: MIISLIGYMGSGKSHISKILSDKIEFKLIDLDKEISRRNKLTIPEIFEKKGEIHFRKLEREALEEILASEENVVLSLGGGTPVYYNNMEIINHNSKSVFLRTSIGTLVERLSKQKEKRPLIANISNEDLPEFIAKHLFERNQFYSKAQFTVGTDAREPEDIVNEIIEKLYH, from the coding sequence ATGATAATTTCACTCATTGGTTATATGGGAAGTGGCAAATCCCACATTTCCAAAATATTAAGCGATAAAATAGAGTTCAAACTGATTGATCTTGATAAAGAGATTTCAAGAAGGAATAAATTAACCATTCCTGAGATTTTCGAGAAAAAGGGAGAAATTCACTTTAGAAAGCTGGAAAGAGAGGCTCTTGAAGAAATATTAGCCTCTGAAGAAAATGTAGTATTAAGCCTTGGAGGTGGAACTCCTGTTTACTATAATAATATGGAGATCATTAATCATAATTCTAAAAGTGTTTTTTTAAGAACTTCTATAGGAACATTGGTTGAAAGATTGTCTAAACAAAAGGAAAAAAGGCCATTAATTGCTAATATTTCCAATGAAGACCTTCCGGAATTTATTGCCAAGCATTTATTTGAAAGAAATCAGTTTTACAGCAAAGCACAATTCACTGTAGGTACTGATGCCAGAGAACCTGAAGATATTGTTAACGAAATAATAGAAAAGCTCTATCACTAG
- the panC gene encoding pantoate--beta-alanine ligase encodes MEVIKNRKILQDFIERQKEMGKRIGFAPTMGALHKGHLSLYEEAKKENDLVISSIFVNPTQFNNPEDLEKYPRDINRDLLILEQSGLVDAVYIPEVSDIYPEKTESQHYDFDGLENEMEGKSRPGHFDGVGTVVEELFRQVQPDNAYFGEKDFQQLAIIRKMVNKKHLPVKITGVPIYRADNGLALSSRNQRLHEDRKEASKIIYETLNKVNDWFRTVSIPEIKERVNDIFDNQKGMQLEYFLIADENTLQETDFFYKDRKFRAFIVVVVDGVRLIDNMHLD; translated from the coding sequence ATGGAAGTTATAAAGAACAGGAAAATCCTTCAGGATTTCATTGAAAGACAGAAGGAAATGGGAAAAAGAATTGGCTTTGCCCCTACGATGGGAGCTCTGCACAAGGGGCATCTTTCCCTGTACGAAGAAGCAAAAAAGGAGAATGACCTTGTTATTTCTTCAATTTTTGTAAATCCAACTCAATTCAACAACCCTGAAGATCTTGAAAAATATCCAAGAGATATCAACAGAGATCTCCTTATTCTGGAACAGTCCGGATTGGTAGATGCTGTTTATATCCCGGAAGTCTCTGATATCTATCCTGAGAAAACAGAAAGCCAGCACTATGATTTTGATGGATTGGAAAATGAAATGGAAGGAAAATCGAGACCTGGACACTTTGATGGTGTTGGAACTGTTGTAGAAGAGCTATTCAGACAAGTTCAGCCTGATAATGCTTATTTTGGAGAAAAAGATTTCCAACAGCTGGCTATTATTAGAAAAATGGTTAACAAAAAACATCTTCCGGTTAAAATAACAGGAGTTCCTATCTACAGAGCAGATAACGGACTGGCACTAAGCTCAAGAAACCAAAGACTTCACGAAGACCGTAAAGAAGCTTCAAAAATCATTTATGAAACTCTAAATAAAGTAAATGACTGGTTCAGAACCGTCAGCATCCCCGAAATCAAGGAGAGAGTAAATGATATTTTCGATAATCAGAAGGGAATGCAATTGGAGTATTTTCTGATTGCAGATGAGAACACATTACAGGAAACGGATTTCTTCTACAAAGACAGAAAATTCAGAGCCTTTATTGTAGTTGTTGTAGATGGCGTGAGATTAATTGACAATATGCACCTAGATTAG
- a CDS encoding T9SS type B sorting domain-containing protein — MRKILLFVFFCISHFLYSQQDCATALAVCGNSNITYSPSGYGNIKEMVNSGTCIDASGEHNSIWYKITIATAGTLTFNLVPNNPDADYDWAIFGPNVNCGSLGSAIRCNAATVIGVGAATGLNMTSTITNAIGGSTTPYCRYLDVLPGQTYYLFIDNWVSSTSSTTAPFSLTWGGTATLASPFTDPTIQPNPFIPPGIPAANPANPREVVICGNPVIFDFTSLSSGIINGNPGFSVSYHTSANDALTVNNPITAPQVVNTTTVYYYSISYADPTNPNSPLNKCKQTGTFKFKDGSIVVKDATLIECNNNNAGTALFDLTTADVIAANGVSKKYYNSMFDLNAGTNEITNPNAFVSAEGTIYVKVTSEYGCTGIAKIMLKFHPVVFAKEALLTECFIESNPSTGSFNLANAPVTTPDNTKKYYPSETDAINQTNEILNFLTYIAPNGVVYIRVTNARGCYAVVKVTLIVTPPKYSDVLKDKTICVESKTTLDAGPGFKSYQWSTGATTQTVTVGVGVYWVKLKTGECITTQTVKVLPSELPVISNIEVTNTTLTVSAIGGNPPYQYSLDNIVWQDSNTFTNLSRGNYNVFVKDAYNCEPIKVEVVVPNLINVITPNADGVNDMIDYSALSGKQNLIINVFDRYGTKIHQADKLNGYKWDGTVGGRKVPTGTYWYSVLWNENNSKNTPVKFTGWVLVKNRE, encoded by the coding sequence ATGAGAAAAATTTTACTATTTGTTTTTTTCTGCATTTCCCATTTTCTATATTCTCAGCAAGATTGTGCTACGGCACTCGCTGTTTGCGGAAATTCTAATATTACTTACAGTCCTTCCGGGTATGGTAATATTAAGGAAATGGTGAATTCCGGGACTTGTATAGATGCATCTGGAGAACACAATTCGATCTGGTATAAAATTACCATTGCTACAGCTGGTACTCTGACATTCAATCTGGTTCCCAATAATCCGGATGCCGATTATGACTGGGCTATCTTTGGGCCTAATGTAAATTGTGGAAGTCTGGGATCTGCTATACGCTGTAATGCTGCAACCGTTATTGGTGTGGGAGCTGCAACCGGCTTGAATATGACCAGTACCATTACAAACGCGATTGGAGGATCCACTACTCCATATTGTCGGTATTTGGATGTTTTACCAGGACAAACGTACTATTTATTTATTGACAACTGGGTAAGCAGCACGAGCAGTACAACCGCTCCTTTCTCTTTAACATGGGGTGGAACAGCTACGTTAGCTTCTCCATTTACTGATCCAACTATTCAGCCTAATCCTTTCATACCACCAGGTATCCCGGCTGCTAATCCTGCTAATCCAAGAGAAGTGGTGATCTGTGGAAATCCTGTTATATTTGACTTTACGAGCTTATCATCAGGGATTATTAATGGAAATCCTGGTTTTAGTGTAAGTTATCATACCAGTGCCAATGATGCATTAACAGTCAATAATCCTATTACAGCTCCTCAAGTAGTAAATACTACAACGGTTTATTATTATAGCATAAGTTATGCAGACCCAACCAATCCAAATAGTCCGCTTAATAAATGTAAACAAACGGGAACATTTAAATTTAAAGACGGATCTATTGTGGTAAAAGACGCCACATTAATAGAGTGTAACAATAATAATGCAGGAACAGCTCTTTTTGATCTCACCACAGCTGATGTTATAGCAGCAAATGGTGTTTCGAAAAAATACTATAACAGTATGTTTGACCTAAATGCAGGGACTAATGAGATCACGAATCCGAACGCATTTGTTTCTGCGGAAGGAACTATTTATGTAAAAGTGACGTCTGAATATGGATGTACTGGTATTGCAAAGATTATGTTAAAATTTCATCCTGTTGTTTTTGCCAAAGAAGCTCTGCTTACGGAATGTTTTATAGAATCCAATCCAAGTACTGGATCTTTTAATCTAGCAAACGCTCCGGTAACCACTCCGGATAATACTAAAAAATATTATCCTTCTGAAACTGATGCCATTAATCAGACTAATGAAATTTTAAATTTTTTAACTTATATCGCTCCTAATGGAGTGGTGTATATAAGAGTTACCAATGCCAGAGGATGTTACGCTGTTGTTAAGGTGACTTTGATTGTGACTCCGCCGAAATATTCTGATGTCCTTAAAGATAAAACCATATGTGTAGAAAGTAAAACTACTTTAGATGCAGGACCAGGATTCAAAAGCTATCAATGGAGTACCGGAGCTACTACCCAAACGGTTACTGTAGGGGTTGGAGTGTATTGGGTGAAACTTAAAACCGGCGAATGTATTACTACACAAACGGTAAAGGTATTGCCATCTGAACTTCCTGTGATTTCTAATATTGAAGTGACCAATACTACTTTAACGGTATCTGCCATAGGAGGCAACCCGCCTTATCAATACTCCCTGGATAATATTGTTTGGCAGGATTCCAATACTTTTACCAATCTTTCCAGAGGTAATTATAATGTCTTTGTGAAAGACGCCTACAATTGTGAACCTATAAAAGTAGAAGTTGTAGTTCCCAACCTGATTAACGTAATCACTCCAAATGCCGATGGTGTAAATGATATGATTGATTATTCTGCATTATCAGGGAAACAAAATCTTATCATTAATGTTTTTGATAGATACGGAACCAAGATTCATCAGGCAGATAAACTTAATGGCTATAAATGGGACGGAACAGTAGGAGGAAGAAAAGTTCCAACCGGAACCTATTGGTATTCTGTGTTATGGAATGAAAATAACAGCAAGAATACCCCTGTTAAATTTACAGGCTGGGTATTAGTTAAAAACCGGGAATAA
- a CDS encoding RNA-binding S4 domain-containing protein codes for MRIDKFLWSIRFYKTRSIAAEEIKKNRVSIGTSAVKSSKEVKEGDVIKVRKNQIDYKIKVLQIPKSRIGAKLVPLHIQDVTDKEQYELLKLRKMSQDYYRNKGEGRPTKKDRRDMDDYVGNDIDADFTDWDDFFGETDDETENED; via the coding sequence ATGAGAATAGATAAATTTTTGTGGAGCATTCGTTTTTATAAGACAAGAAGTATTGCAGCTGAGGAGATTAAAAAGAATAGAGTTTCTATCGGAACATCTGCCGTAAAGTCATCTAAGGAGGTAAAAGAAGGGGATGTTATCAAGGTACGTAAGAATCAGATTGATTATAAAATAAAGGTGCTTCAGATTCCTAAAAGCAGAATTGGAGCCAAATTGGTTCCTTTACACATACAGGATGTTACGGATAAAGAACAATACGAATTACTAAAACTTCGTAAAATGTCTCAGGATTATTACAGAAACAAAGGAGAGGGAAGGCCTACGAAGAAAGACCGAAGAGATATGGATGACTATGTAGGCAACGATATTGATGCTGATTTTACAGATTGGGATGATTTCTTCGGAGAAACAGATGATGAAACCGAAAATGAAGATTAA
- a CDS encoding ISAon1 family transposase: protein MAEFFGVKAKTFQRQYKNTLSQYKDWKYRDHADQWVVYPDNLSDSLSLDEVALSDGELYTVLTSKKAKGQKGSIVAIIKGTQSDFIIEHLLKINRRLRMMVKEITLDMAGSMKRIAKRCFPNACLVVDRFHVQKLAIEALQEIRIKYRWEAIEMENSFEEQYPERQVFENGDTRKQLLARSRYLLYKSREKWTLSQRQRACILFAEYPDLEQAYQLTDKLRKIYNQNISKSIAMTKLAHWFKNVEEAGFKSFSILRKTVMNHYRDILNFFDKRSTNASAESFNAKIKNFRLQLRGVKDKTFFLFRLTKLFA, encoded by the coding sequence ATCGCAGAGTTCTTTGGAGTTAAGGCAAAGACTTTTCAAAGACAATATAAAAATACACTCAGCCAATACAAAGACTGGAAATACAGAGATCATGCAGATCAGTGGGTTGTTTATCCTGACAATCTTTCAGATTCTTTATCTTTAGATGAAGTGGCTTTATCTGATGGAGAACTTTATACAGTCCTTACCTCTAAGAAAGCAAAAGGACAAAAAGGTAGTATTGTGGCTATTATAAAAGGTACTCAGAGTGATTTTATCATAGAGCATCTTTTGAAAATCAACAGAAGGCTTCGGATGATGGTAAAAGAGATTACTTTGGATATGGCCGGTTCAATGAAGCGTATTGCGAAAAGATGCTTTCCCAATGCCTGCCTGGTGGTAGACCGTTTTCATGTTCAAAAGCTAGCGATAGAAGCTCTGCAGGAAATCAGGATCAAATATCGTTGGGAAGCTATTGAAATGGAAAATTCTTTTGAAGAGCAATATCCTGAAAGGCAAGTCTTTGAAAACGGAGATACCCGGAAACAACTTCTGGCAAGAAGCAGATACCTGCTTTATAAAAGCCGGGAAAAATGGACTTTATCCCAAAGGCAGAGAGCCTGTATCCTTTTTGCTGAATATCCTGATCTGGAACAAGCTTATCAGTTAACGGATAAACTTAGAAAAATTTATAATCAGAATATTTCAAAATCTATTGCGATGACTAAGCTGGCGCATTGGTTCAAAAACGTTGAAGAAGCCGGATTTAAATCGTTTTCTATCTTAAGAAAAACAGTAATGAATCATTACAGAGATATTTTAAACTTCTTTGATAAAAGAAGCACTAATGCTTCTGCTGAATCTTTTAATGCGAAGATCAAAAACTTTAGATTACAGCTTAGGGGTGTAAAAGACAAAACTTTCTTTCTTTTCAGATTAACCAAACTTTTTGCTTAG